The DNA window TGGCATCTCCATAAATTTCCTTTACATTTTTATAAAGGACAACAGTATTATCATAAAATTCGCTATTACCCTGACAGTTTTCAGAAGTATAAACGGCCCCACTTGAGTCATTAGGATTTGCAAATGAATTATATTCGTAGCTTGTCTTCTTTTTTAAAACATGGTCCACATCAAATTGTTCGATACTGCCTATTCTTACACCTGTTGCAAATGTAGCATTTTTATAGGGTAATGGTGCTGTAGCAATTGATTTAAGCTTAATATTACCATTTCCATAACCAGGATTGTTCCCAAAACCTTTAATTTCGAAGGTATAGTCTCCGGGACTAAGATTGTATTTCTCACAACCTAAGGTAGTAGTTGGAGTGACTTCTACCCCGGATTTCTTGAACTTAAAATTAATAACATGTGGCATATGAATAGGGTACTTATCATCATACATCTCATACGTTAGATAAGCAATATAGAAAGTTTTTGTGGCATCTATATGAACATTATAAACACTACTCTGGTTCGTATCAAAATCTATGCTCTGCTCTTCAACCAAGTTTTGATAATAAGGATTAGTTAAACTATTATTATTTAGCTGAATTGAGCTGTTGTCGTAATAGATGTCGTTAAATTGAAAGTTATACCTAGTATAACCCCCTTCCGGATGGCTCATCGTCTCTAAGGTTCGTGTTTTTGAACTAAGTGGGTTATAATATTCACTAGCACATGCATAATCATTTCCCCCAATATCCTTGTACACTGTAAATAAAAGGTCCTTATATCCGAAATTTCTTCTTTCAATTATTTCCTGGTTACTACTAAGTTTATCGAGAACTGTTAATGCTCTTCTATCTCCCTCTTCAAACCAAAACTTATATTTGGAAATTAGCCTGTTTGATTTATCAAGAAGTGATACACTATTTATTTTGTAAGGATCATCAACCCCGTTTTCTTTCAATGCATCATAAACATTTTCAAAACTTATCTTTCCAAAATCCGTAGAGATCTCCTTCAGCTTGCAGCTTTGGTATAATAGAACCGAAGATCCATTTTTGTTTATACTTTCTTTCTGGTAAGTGAAAGTGGCAACTTCAACGTTACTTTCATCCAGTATTTTACTTAAGAAAAAAGCAGATTTATAATAAAAATTAGGGTCCAATAGAGATTTACTGTAGTCATCAAAAATATATTTAAACCCTTTTTCATCTGTAATTTTAAAAGAGTTTATTATTAGAGTAGCCGTATTAGGATCTCTTGTATATTCAATCTTTATATTGTTCCCTGAAATATGATTTAGGGTAAAGGTATTATTGGTAACATCTCTGATAAAACTGAACTTGCCAGAATTTCCAGGAATATTATAATAATAGAGATCATCAAATTCATTCTTTTTATAGTCAGGTTTCGATGCATTATCATAAAACTCATCAACATACTCATTGATAACCCGAGAAACGCTACCTCCTTTAGCCAAGGACCAGCCAATACCTACTTCACTACCAGGTTTATCAATCGCAGCATTAGCAACATGATAACTTAAAACAACAGGAAGAGCAAGGCTTTTATTGCTGGTCTGAAGGTTTAATAATGGAAGTGATATATCCGGCACCCCAGTAGATAATGAAACAGGGGTATTGACATACGAAGAAAAAGATGAAACGGAAGGAACCGGTTCGGGAGTATTCCCAAAATTTCTTTGCGCTTTTCCAGAGCCAAAGATCAATATGGAGAATGATAGTAATTTATATATAGTCTTCATTGTATTATTTCTTAATGAGTTTAGCATTCGCTGTTTTATTAGTATCTGTTTTTATTACAACAAGGTAAGCTCCCTGAATAAGTGGTTGAGTATTTATTTTGGCTACCTTATTCTTCGTTTTCAAACTCTGTAATTGTCTTCCACCCATATCATATAATAAGATATCTGCGTCTTTAAAGTCAAAGCCTATTTCCACATAAGCATAATCTGATACAGGGTTAGGATAGATCTTGATATCCTGTTTTTCGATTAATTGATCCAATTGTTTATCACCCAGTTTTACGATCTTCCAGTTCTCCTTTCCTAATTCCTCAGCACTGGTTCCTGCCAAGATGATTGAACCATCTCTGTTGAGTTTGATATCAGATAATCTTTCTTCTCTCTTTCTGGACTCCCCTTCCACATGTTTCCTCCACTGTTCATTTCCGTTTTGATCCAGATATAGCATCCAGAATTTCTCATCATCAGCTTCTATTCTTCCCTCCGCCTGGGTATAACCACCTAATAGAATTCCTTTTGTTTTATCATCTGCAGAATGAATTGTGCTCATTCCCATTAAAACATCTCTGTTCTTAAAATTGTAAGATTTCTGCCACTGCTCATCACCTCTTTCATTTAAAGAAATTAACCAAACATCAGTTCCTTCTTCAATTCCTACAGTTTTATTTCCTGATCTTTCTGATCTTGATTCTCCACCAATGATATATCCATTTGAAGTTAAAGCGAGAGTTCTTAAATGATCATCTCCTTTTCCACCATAATTCTTTTCCCATTCTACTTTTCCATCTTTTGAAAGTTTGATGATCCAGTAGTCACCTTCACCAAAGTTTTCAGTTTGCTTTGATCCATTAGCACTACTTCTGGAATAAATACCTAATAATGCTCCACCATCTTTCGTTGGGATCATTTTTTCTACCTCATCAAGCCCTTTCCCACCTAAAACAAGTTGTGAAATCTCTTTTCCGTTTTTATCAAGTTTGATGATTAAGATATCTTTTGAGCCATAGCCTTTAGGTGAGTTTTGAACATTTCCAGCTACAAAAAATCCAAGATCTGTAGTCTGAATAACAGCTCTGGCTTCTTCATCAGCAGAAGTTCCCAAAGTTTTCTGCCATAATTCATCACCGAATTCATTAATTCTGATTAGCCAAATGTCTGATCCACCTTTGGAATCTTCTTTTTTGTCTAAAGATTTCCCTGAGTACGAGGTACCTCCCAAAAGCGATCCTCCATCCTGTGTTGTTACAGTTGAAGAAAGATAATCATGATTATTTCCTGCAAAATATTTCTCCCAAACCTGGTCGCCCTGCTGGTTTAGTTTCACCAAGTGAAAATCGTATCCATTATTCTGCTTCGATGTAGCCTGAGGTCCTCGAAGGCTACCTCCCTGAATAGCACTTCCCGTAATCAGATACTGCTGATCTATGGTTGTCGTAACCTGACTAAGAAAATCCTGTGTACTGGATTTAATGTTTTTCTCCCAGACTATTTCCTGAGCTGAGCTCAGAATTGTGCACATAGTAAAAGCACCAATGTAGAGTTTTTTCATCTATTTATGTTTTTAGTTAATTGATTTTTCAAAGCCTGCAAATTTAACACTTTTTAATACTTATTAATTTTACTTTAAAAAAATTTAATATGAATTTCATCATATTTTTATATTCATTTTCAAACGGTTACGTTTTATACAGTACAAAATTAGGATAGCATAGCGACAGAATACGTCGTATTATAAGTCTTTTCAAATTGGTGGAAAGCAATTTTTCTTCATGATTATGACCTACCTTTTCGTTTCTTTCCGTAATTTTTTAGTTCGCTGTATCTACTTTCTTCCCGCTCCTTTCAAGAATGAGGTGTGCCGCATCCAGCATTTTAGTCAGATGGATGTAGGGGCTGACCATATTCCTTTCCGGGACATAATCATAAGTTCCCAATGAGAAATAAACCATCCGGACATAAAATAATCAAATTCCGTGATGCTGTATTCTTTGAATGCTTTTTTAAATACCAATAAAGGGTTTTGGTATTCTTTCTCCGAAAGCAAGCCAAGAAGTAATGGAGAGGTATCTTCTAATTGGGTATTCACTTTCCATTTCTTTTCTTTGAGCATGATGAGATAGCCAGCACGCACAAATGACCGCATTGACTGGTAAAAATGAAAGATAACGGAAGAATCTTCTTTTATCCAACTATCCCTCTTTACCGCGTAATTCATAATGCTATTTAACCTCTCTTTGGATACAGCCAGTTCATTGAACTTAAAATAGGTTTCCATTAGCTGTAATCCGGAGTGCTTTTTATGCTCTGTCCAAAACCGGGTTTCGAAGTCTGTTATATTCTTTTTCATGTGTTTGTATTTTTTATAAATGTAATAAAAATTTACTAACATTCGGATTTGAGTCCGAGTTTTTTATAAGAATAAGTAATTTATTTGTTTCTATGACAGAAGCAAATAGAAAGATTGTTGAATTTATAAGGGATGAATGGGTTGTTCCTTTGAACAATAATAGCAAATTTGCTGTAGATCATAATATAGATGAAAAGACAGTTCGAAGAATAAGAGACGATGAAACCTATCAAATTGCTCTTCTTACCATAATGCGAATTTGTCATGGCAAGAATTTAACTCTTGCTAGCTTTTTCAAGATGGTTGGAATATAGATTACGAAATCTCAATAATTAATAGATCCTGACGAAAGTTGGGATTTTTTTTGATGAAATTGTCAAAACTCCCAAGAATATATTTATTCGAGACCTTTAAGAAATTATGTAAAATTACCAATTCAAAATTTTAAGATGCTTTTTATTTTTGTTGTTTACGGAAAGTCGTAAAATAATATAAATTATCATTTGTAAGTTTGACTTAGTTAATGATAAAATATAATATTATG is part of the Chryseobacterium paludis genome and encodes:
- a CDS encoding T9SS type A sorting domain-containing protein, whose amino-acid sequence is MKKLYIGAFTMCTILSSAQEIVWEKNIKSSTQDFLSQVTTTIDQQYLITGSAIQGGSLRGPQATSKQNNGYDFHLVKLNQQGDQVWEKYFAGNNHDYLSSTVTTQDGGSLLGGTSYSGKSLDKKEDSKGGSDIWLIRINEFGDELWQKTLGTSADEEARAVIQTTDLGFFVAGNVQNSPKGYGSKDILIIKLDKNGKEISQLVLGGKGLDEVEKMIPTKDGGALLGIYSRSSANGSKQTENFGEGDYWIIKLSKDGKVEWEKNYGGKGDDHLRTLALTSNGYIIGGESRSERSGNKTVGIEEGTDVWLISLNERGDEQWQKSYNFKNRDVLMGMSTIHSADDKTKGILLGGYTQAEGRIEADDEKFWMLYLDQNGNEQWRKHVEGESRKREERLSDIKLNRDGSIILAGTSAEELGKENWKIVKLGDKQLDQLIEKQDIKIYPNPVSDYAYVEIGFDFKDADILLYDMGGRQLQSLKTKNKVAKINTQPLIQGAYLVVIKTDTNKTANAKLIKK